From the genome of Mesorhizobium japonicum MAFF 303099, one region includes:
- a CDS encoding LacI family DNA-binding transcriptional regulator, translating to MALIKPRSRRGGGRPTIADVARKAGVGAITVSRALREPERVSEELRRQIQAAVDELGYVPDPNARALASARAEVFGVLVPSLTNNVFAEVVRGIYDSLSDSPFRIQLGNTHYSGLEEERLLQLFGSQRPAALIVAGIDQTPTSRKLLENAGCPVVQVMETGPDPVDMMVGFSHFDGGRTATEHLIEAGYRRIGFIGARMDPRSQRRLAGYRAAMEKPGLFDPRLVTTTPLLSSVPLGRELFRDALAKMPTLDGVFCNNDDIALGVLFECHRAAIDVPKTIGIVGFNDLDMMQVAFPSITSIRTHRYEIGRRAVAMALSAIAGNRPEQRIVDLGFELKRRESTAR from the coding sequence ATGGCGTTGATCAAGCCGCGCTCGCGACGGGGCGGCGGCCGCCCGACCATAGCGGATGTCGCGCGCAAGGCCGGCGTTGGCGCCATCACCGTGTCGCGGGCGCTGCGCGAGCCGGAGCGCGTCTCGGAGGAATTGCGCCGTCAGATCCAGGCCGCCGTCGACGAGCTCGGCTATGTGCCGGACCCCAATGCGCGGGCGCTGGCCTCGGCGCGCGCCGAAGTGTTCGGCGTGCTGGTGCCGTCGCTGACCAACAACGTCTTTGCCGAAGTGGTGCGCGGCATCTATGACAGCCTGTCGGACAGCCCGTTCCGCATCCAGCTTGGCAACACCCATTATTCCGGCCTCGAGGAGGAGCGGCTCTTGCAGCTGTTCGGCTCGCAGCGGCCGGCAGCGCTGATCGTGGCCGGCATCGACCAGACGCCAACCTCGCGGAAACTGCTCGAAAATGCCGGCTGCCCGGTGGTGCAGGTGATGGAGACCGGGCCCGATCCCGTCGACATGATGGTCGGCTTCTCGCATTTCGACGGCGGCAGGACGGCGACCGAGCACTTGATCGAGGCGGGGTATCGCCGCATCGGCTTCATCGGCGCACGCATGGACCCGCGCTCGCAGCGGCGCCTCGCAGGCTATCGCGCGGCGATGGAGAAGCCCGGGCTGTTCGACCCGCGCCTTGTCACCACCACGCCGCTGTTGTCCAGCGTGCCGCTCGGGCGAGAACTGTTTCGCGATGCCCTGGCCAAGATGCCGACGCTCGACGGCGTGTTCTGCAACAATGACGATATCGCGCTCGGCGTGCTGTTCGAGTGCCACCGCGCGGCGATCGATGTGCCGAAGACCATCGGCATTGTCGGCTTCAACGACCTCGACATGATGCAGGTGGCGTTTCCCTCGATCACCAGCATCCGCACGCATCGCTATGAAATCGGCAGGCGGGCGGTGGCCATGGCATTGTCGGCGATCGCCGGTAACAGGCCGGAACAGCGGATCGTCGACCTCGGATTCGAACTCAAGCGCCGCGAGAGCACAGCCCGCTGA
- a CDS encoding MFS transporter, translating to MTRTDFSRPSPGIDSSYAWMRLAISMVLATIGAVGMWAVVVVLPAVQGEFGVDRAAASMPYTATMVGFAAGNVLVGRAIDRMGYWIPALISSVALSAGLLLAALSTSILQFTLAQGVLIGVGTSVIFGPLIADISHWFNRRRGVAVTAAAAGNYLAGALWPTIMPTLIKAEGWRFTYAAIGIFCLVTMVPLVLMLRRGAPEATADGSPGSRSVQPIPMSPAAMQGLLVVAGLGCCVAMSMPQVHIVAYCMDLGYGMAHGADMLSIMMAAGVVSRLASGFVADRIGGVKTLLIGSVLQCLSLLFYIPFDGLASLYVVSLVFGLSQGGIVPCYAIIVREYLPAKEAGQRIGIVMMATIFGMAIGGWMSGWIYDLTGSYAVAFLNGIAWNLLNIGAIGLFMWKARPRAVMVA from the coding sequence TTGACCCGAACCGACTTCAGCCGGCCAAGCCCCGGCATCGACAGCTCCTACGCCTGGATGCGCCTGGCCATCTCGATGGTGCTGGCGACGATCGGTGCGGTCGGCATGTGGGCCGTCGTCGTGGTGCTGCCCGCCGTGCAGGGCGAGTTCGGCGTCGACCGCGCCGCGGCATCCATGCCCTACACCGCGACCATGGTGGGCTTTGCCGCCGGCAATGTGCTGGTCGGCCGCGCCATCGATCGCATGGGCTATTGGATCCCGGCGCTGATTTCCTCCGTGGCGCTCTCGGCCGGCCTGCTGCTTGCCGCACTTTCGACCTCGATCCTGCAATTCACCCTTGCGCAAGGTGTGCTGATCGGTGTCGGCACGTCGGTGATCTTCGGGCCGCTGATCGCCGATATCTCGCACTGGTTCAATCGCCGGCGCGGCGTTGCTGTCACGGCGGCGGCCGCCGGCAACTATCTCGCCGGCGCGCTCTGGCCAACAATCATGCCGACGCTGATCAAGGCGGAAGGCTGGCGCTTCACCTATGCGGCGATCGGCATCTTCTGCCTGGTTACCATGGTGCCGCTGGTGCTGATGCTGCGGCGCGGTGCTCCGGAGGCCACTGCCGACGGCTCGCCGGGAAGCCGATCGGTGCAGCCGATTCCAATGTCGCCGGCCGCGATGCAAGGGCTGCTCGTCGTCGCAGGTCTCGGCTGCTGCGTGGCGATGTCGATGCCGCAGGTGCACATCGTCGCCTATTGCATGGATCTCGGCTACGGCATGGCACATGGCGCTGACATGCTGTCGATCATGATGGCGGCGGGCGTCGTCAGCCGGCTTGCCTCGGGCTTTGTCGCCGATCGCATCGGCGGCGTGAAGACGCTGCTTATCGGTTCGGTGCTGCAATGCCTGTCGCTGTTGTTCTACATACCGTTCGACGGGCTCGCCTCGCTCTATGTCGTGTCGCTGGTGTTCGGCCTGTCGCAAGGCGGCATCGTGCCTTGCTATGCGATCATCGTGCGCGAATATCTGCCCGCCAAGGAGGCCGGCCAGCGTATCGGCATCGTCATGATGGCGACGATTTTCGGCATGGCGATCGGCGGCTGGATGTCCGGCTGGATCTACGACCTGACCGGTTCCTACGCCGTAGCCTTCCTCAACGGCATCGCCTGGAATTTGCTGAACATAGGGGCGATCGGGCTGTTCATGTGGAAGGCAAGGCCCAGGGCTGTCATGGTAGCCTGA
- a CDS encoding DUF3175 domain-containing protein encodes MDLEDHIFEADDAKKIAASLKRSAVHSHRRKAEPFQSAMSMLNFYINRAGKNLPAARRRVLEHAKDELRVAFDREKED; translated from the coding sequence ATGGATCTCGAGGATCACATCTTCGAAGCCGACGATGCCAAGAAGATCGCCGCCTCGCTCAAACGGTCGGCCGTACACAGCCACCGCCGCAAGGCCGAACCTTTCCAATCCGCCATGTCGATGCTGAATTTCTACATCAACCGTGCCGGCAAGAACCTGCCCGCTGCGCGCAGGCGAGTTCTTGAGCACGCCAAGGATGAATTGCGCGTGGCCTTCGACCGCGAGAAGGAAGATTAG
- a CDS encoding FadR/GntR family transcriptional regulator produces the protein MRDAKPNKEKSPKKPASAERPSGVRRPDAARIPGASVHTSLASEIGLRIVRGDYPPGTILPNEAKWSETFSVSRSAVREAIKMLMAKSLLASRPKIGSWVEPRERWNLLDRDVLAWYATSPDREVFLKTVQEFRHIIEPEATAFAAMRRTEEQMAEISQACREMGEAASLQERTRADTRFHLAILRASGNDLLVPLGVLIESAFDHLFTFTTRAVDDLNHVQKLHEAIEKNIRLQRPDAARAAVRKLLANTDHVIKSR, from the coding sequence ATGCGGGACGCAAAGCCGAACAAGGAAAAATCGCCGAAAAAGCCGGCATCCGCCGAACGCCCCTCCGGTGTTCGCCGGCCCGACGCGGCGCGCATTCCCGGCGCCAGCGTGCACACCTCGCTGGCCAGCGAAATTGGGCTGCGGATCGTGCGCGGCGACTATCCGCCCGGCACCATCCTGCCCAACGAGGCGAAATGGTCGGAAACCTTTAGCGTCAGCCGGTCCGCGGTGCGTGAGGCGATCAAGATGCTGATGGCCAAGAGCTTGCTTGCTTCACGCCCCAAGATCGGCAGCTGGGTCGAGCCCAGGGAACGCTGGAACCTGCTGGACCGTGACGTGCTCGCCTGGTACGCGACGTCGCCCGACCGCGAGGTGTTCCTCAAGACGGTGCAGGAATTCCGCCACATCATCGAGCCGGAAGCCACCGCCTTCGCCGCTATGCGGCGGACCGAAGAGCAGATGGCCGAGATCAGCCAGGCCTGCCGCGAGATGGGGGAGGCGGCCAGCCTGCAGGAGCGCACGCGCGCCGACACACGCTTCCACCTGGCCATCCTGCGGGCCTCCGGCAATGACCTTTTGGTTCCACTCGGCGTGCTGATCGAATCCGCGTTCGACCATCTCTTCACCTTCACCACGCGGGCGGTCGACGATCTCAATCACGTGCAGAAGCTGCACGAGGCGATCGAGAAAAACATCCGACTGCAACGCCCGGACGCGGCGCGCGCCGCGGTGCGCAAGCTGCTCGCCAACACCGACCACGTGATCAAGTCGCGGTAG
- a CDS encoding NAD-dependent epimerase/dehydratase family protein produces MTKRIMFTGGSGKAGRHVVQYLVEQGCQVLNIDTKPLDNPKVRTLITDITDSGQVFNALSSYMGLHEFDPSLRPQPVDAVVHFAAIPRIMITPDNEVFRINAMGTYNVIEAAVKLGIRKVIVASSETTYGLVFANEPRDPKYFPLDEEYDVDPMDSYALSKVVNEKTARAFAQRNGTDIYALRIGNVIEPHEYSLFPKWFADPGFRKRIAWSYIDARDLGQITLRAIEKDGLGYQVFNAANDDTSSDLPTAELLKRFYPNVPVKAALGEYETLLSNRKARDMLGFRPEHSWRKYVK; encoded by the coding sequence ATGACGAAGCGGATCATGTTCACCGGCGGCAGCGGCAAGGCTGGGCGTCATGTCGTGCAATATCTTGTCGAACAGGGCTGCCAGGTGCTCAACATCGACACCAAGCCGCTCGACAATCCCAAGGTGCGCACGCTGATCACCGACATCACCGATAGCGGGCAGGTGTTCAACGCGCTGTCGAGCTATATGGGCCTGCACGAATTCGATCCGTCGCTGCGCCCGCAGCCGGTGGATGCGGTTGTGCATTTCGCCGCCATCCCGCGCATCATGATCACGCCCGACAATGAAGTGTTCCGTATCAATGCGATGGGCACCTACAATGTCATCGAGGCAGCGGTGAAGCTCGGCATCCGCAAGGTGATCGTCGCCTCCTCGGAGACGACTTACGGCCTGGTGTTCGCCAACGAGCCGCGCGACCCCAAATATTTCCCGCTCGACGAGGAGTATGACGTCGACCCGATGGACAGCTATGCGCTATCCAAGGTCGTCAACGAGAAGACCGCGCGTGCCTTCGCGCAGCGCAACGGCACCGACATTTATGCGCTTCGCATCGGCAATGTCATCGAACCGCATGAGTATTCGCTGTTCCCGAAATGGTTCGCCGATCCCGGTTTCCGCAAGCGCATCGCCTGGAGCTATATCGACGCGCGCGATCTCGGCCAGATCACGCTGCGCGCCATCGAGAAGGACGGGCTCGGCTACCAGGTGTTCAACGCTGCCAATGACGACACATCGTCCGACCTGCCGACGGCCGAACTCCTGAAGCGATTCTATCCCAATGTGCCGGTCAAGGCCGCACTCGGCGAGTACGAGACGCTGCTGTCGAACCGCAAGGCGCGCGATATGCTGGGCTTCCGTCCCGAGCATAGCTGGCGCAAATACGTCAAATAG
- a CDS encoding NAD(P)-dependent oxidoreductase codes for MNTTTAREKIGFIGLGLMGHGIAKNIVDKGYPLTFLGRKNRKPAEDLLGRGAREASTSRDVAVASDIVFICVTGSREVEAIIRGPGGLKEGLKKGSVVVDCSTSDPVSTVALAAELKALGIDYVDAPLSRTPKEAWEGTLDAMVGAPDAVFARVKPVIETWAGRIVHIGDTGDGHRMKLLNNFISLGYAAIYSEALALAEKVGISPPRFDSVIRNGRMDCGFYQTFMRWTLEGDRDAHKFTIANAFKDLTYLESMAGAAGIANPLGNATKNAFAGAHATGPAEQFVPMLATHIGKVNGVDLMPTKDGKKQTI; via the coding sequence ATGAACACCACCACCGCGCGCGAAAAGATCGGCTTCATCGGCCTTGGCCTGATGGGGCACGGCATTGCCAAGAACATCGTCGACAAGGGCTATCCCCTGACATTCCTTGGCCGCAAGAACCGCAAGCCGGCGGAGGACCTGCTTGGCCGCGGCGCCAGGGAAGCATCGACCTCGCGCGATGTGGCAGTGGCGTCCGATATCGTCTTCATCTGCGTCACCGGTTCGCGCGAAGTGGAAGCCATCATCCGTGGCCCCGGCGGCCTCAAGGAAGGCTTGAAGAAAGGCTCGGTCGTCGTCGATTGTTCGACCTCGGACCCGGTCTCGACCGTGGCGCTAGCGGCCGAACTCAAGGCGCTGGGCATCGACTATGTCGACGCGCCGCTGAGCCGCACGCCGAAGGAAGCCTGGGAAGGCACGCTCGACGCCATGGTCGGCGCCCCCGACGCCGTCTTTGCCAGGGTCAAGCCGGTGATCGAGACCTGGGCCGGCCGCATCGTCCATATCGGCGACACCGGCGACGGCCACCGCATGAAGCTGCTCAACAATTTCATCTCGCTGGGCTACGCCGCCATCTATTCCGAGGCGCTGGCCCTGGCCGAAAAGGTCGGCATCTCGCCGCCGCGTTTCGACAGCGTCATCCGCAACGGCCGCATGGATTGCGGCTTCTACCAGACCTTCATGCGCTGGACGCTGGAAGGCGACCGCGACGCCCACAAATTCACCATCGCCAACGCCTTCAAGGACCTGACCTATCTGGAATCGATGGCGGGAGCCGCCGGCATTGCCAACCCGCTCGGCAACGCCACCAAGAACGCCTTCGCCGGCGCCCATGCCACCGGCCCGGCCGAACAGTTCGTGCCGATGCTGGCGACGCATATCGGCAAGGTCAACGGCGTCGACCTGATGCCGACCAAGGATGGCAAGAAGCAGACGATCTAA
- a CDS encoding FadR/GntR family transcriptional regulator, with amino-acid sequence MPQDKAKKQASRAKAQASRDPAVVRRADAAHFPGSSVHASLASEIGLRIVRGDYPPGSILPNEAKWAETFNVSRSAVREAIKMLMAKSLLASRPKIGSWVEPKERWNLLDRDVLAWYATAPDREAFLRTVQEFRHIIEPEASAFAAMRRSDEQMAEISLACREMGEAANLPERIRADTRFHLAILRASGNDLLVPLGVLIESALDHLFVFTTRQVGDQNRAQKLHEAIEKNIRLQRPAAARNAVHKLLADTDEGIGSRRR; translated from the coding sequence ATGCCCCAGGACAAGGCAAAGAAACAAGCCAGCCGGGCCAAGGCGCAAGCCAGCCGCGATCCGGCGGTCGTGCGCAGGGCGGATGCGGCGCACTTTCCCGGGTCCAGTGTTCATGCCTCGCTCGCCAGCGAGATAGGTCTGCGGATTGTGCGCGGCGACTATCCGCCCGGCAGCATCCTGCCCAACGAGGCCAAATGGGCCGAGACGTTCAACGTCAGCCGCTCGGCGGTGCGCGAGGCGATCAAGATGCTGATGGCCAAGAGCCTTTTGGCATCACGTCCCAAGATCGGCAGCTGGGTCGAACCGAAGGAGCGCTGGAACCTGCTCGACCGCGACGTGCTTGCCTGGTACGCGACCGCACCCGACCGTGAAGCCTTCCTGCGCACCGTGCAGGAGTTCCGCCACATCATCGAGCCGGAAGCATCCGCCTTTGCCGCCATGCGGCGCAGCGACGAGCAGATGGCCGAGATCAGCCTGGCTTGCCGTGAGATGGGGGAGGCGGCGAACCTGCCGGAACGCATCCGTGCCGACACGCGCTTCCACCTCGCCATCCTGCGGGCCTCGGGCAACGACCTTCTGGTGCCGCTCGGCGTGCTGATCGAGTCCGCACTCGACCACCTCTTCGTCTTCACGACACGGCAGGTCGGCGACCAGAACCGGGCGCAGAAACTGCACGAGGCGATCGAGAAGAACATCCGCCTGCAACGGCCGGCGGCGGCGCGCAATGCCGTGCACAAGCTGCTCGCCGACACCGATGAGGGGATCGGAAGCCGGCGGCGGTAG
- a CDS encoding sugar-binding protein: MRKTVLLAAVAAMALGAGPALAKKQLVIVVKGLDNPFFEAIHQGCEKWNKENASSEYACFYTGPASTSDEAGEAQIVQDMLSKPDTVAMAISPSNAPLIAQTIKSANPSIPIMTVDADLAKEDAALRKTYLGTDNYLMGKKIGEYIKKAKPKGGTICTIEGNPAADNILRRAQGMRDALTGKEGLATLAGEGGWTEVAGCPVFTNDDGAKGVQAMTDILAANPKLDAFGIMGGWPLFGAPQPYRDLVGPLKDRLAKNDFVIGAADTIGDEVAIAKDGLVTALVGQRPFEMGYKAPSVMIDLITGKKVDDPVFTGLDECTKDTVDTCIQK, encoded by the coding sequence ATGAGGAAAACAGTATTGCTCGCCGCCGTCGCCGCCATGGCGCTGGGCGCCGGGCCGGCTTTGGCCAAGAAGCAGCTCGTCATCGTGGTGAAGGGTCTCGACAATCCATTCTTCGAAGCCATCCATCAGGGCTGCGAGAAATGGAACAAGGAGAACGCGAGCTCGGAATATGCGTGCTTCTACACCGGTCCGGCGTCGACTTCCGACGAGGCCGGCGAGGCGCAGATCGTCCAGGATATGCTGAGCAAGCCCGACACGGTGGCGATGGCGATTTCGCCGTCCAACGCGCCGCTGATCGCGCAGACGATCAAGAGCGCCAATCCGTCGATCCCGATCATGACCGTTGACGCCGACCTTGCAAAGGAAGACGCAGCCCTTCGCAAGACCTATCTCGGCACCGACAACTATCTGATGGGCAAGAAGATCGGCGAGTACATCAAGAAGGCCAAGCCGAAGGGCGGCACGATCTGCACGATCGAAGGCAATCCGGCTGCCGACAACATCCTGCGCCGCGCACAAGGCATGCGCGACGCTCTGACGGGCAAGGAAGGTCTCGCGACACTTGCCGGTGAAGGCGGATGGACCGAAGTCGCCGGCTGCCCGGTGTTCACCAATGACGACGGCGCCAAGGGCGTTCAGGCGATGACCGACATCCTCGCCGCCAACCCCAAGCTCGACGCTTTCGGCATCATGGGCGGCTGGCCGCTGTTCGGCGCTCCGCAGCCTTATCGCGACCTGGTTGGACCGCTGAAGGACCGGCTGGCCAAGAACGACTTCGTCATCGGTGCCGCCGACACGATCGGCGACGAAGTGGCAATCGCCAAGGATGGCCTGGTCACCGCGCTGGTCGGCCAGCGGCCGTTTGAAATGGGCTATAAGGCGCCGTCGGTGATGATCGACCTGATCACGGGCAAGAAGGTCGACGATCCGGTCTTCACCGGCCTCGACGAATGCACCAAGGATACGGTCGACACCTGCATCCAGAAATAG
- a CDS encoding ATP-binding cassette domain-containing protein, with protein MAVLELTNISKHFGAIQAVNDVSLSIEPGQVVGLMGDNGAGKSTLVKMIAGNFHASHGTMRMDGKELILNKPAEARQHGIEIVHQDLALCNNLTAAANVYLGRELRRGFGPFRILDYAAMYKRAGQLFAELKSETRPRDLVKQMSGGQRQAVAIARTMLSQAKIVLMDEPTAAISVRQVAEVLNLIRHLRDQGIAVVLISHRMPDVFDVADRVIVMRRGRKVADKAIASSSPEEVTGLITGAIEQVS; from the coding sequence GTGGCGGTTCTCGAACTCACCAATATCTCGAAGCATTTCGGCGCCATCCAGGCGGTCAACGACGTGTCACTGTCGATCGAACCCGGCCAGGTCGTCGGCCTGATGGGCGACAATGGCGCGGGCAAGTCGACGCTGGTCAAGATGATCGCCGGCAATTTCCACGCGAGCCATGGCACCATGCGCATGGACGGCAAGGAATTGATCCTGAACAAGCCGGCGGAAGCCCGCCAGCACGGCATCGAGATCGTCCACCAGGATCTTGCGCTCTGCAACAATCTGACGGCCGCAGCCAATGTCTATCTCGGCCGCGAGCTGCGGCGCGGCTTCGGCCCGTTCCGCATCCTCGACTATGCCGCCATGTACAAGCGCGCCGGCCAGCTCTTTGCCGAATTGAAGTCCGAGACCCGCCCCCGCGATCTCGTCAAGCAGATGTCGGGAGGCCAGCGCCAGGCGGTGGCGATCGCGCGCACCATGCTGTCGCAGGCCAAGATCGTGCTGATGGACGAACCGACGGCGGCGATCTCGGTCAGGCAGGTCGCCGAAGTGCTCAACCTGATCCGCCATCTGCGCGACCAGGGCATCGCGGTGGTGCTGATCAGCCACCGCATGCCCGACGTGTTCGACGTCGCCGACCGCGTCATCGTCATGCGGCGCGGACGCAAGGTCGCCGACAAGGCAATCGCATCGAGCTCGCCCGAGGAAGTCACCGGGCTCATCACCGGCGCCATCGAGCAGGTCTCGTAA
- a CDS encoding ABC transporter permease, translating into MAVTLDQTIAQKQHSFFSRLFSTQTFWVVIAVILACIFLSFATDAFATSKNLYNITRNITFVAIVALGMTFVIITGGIDLSVGSVLCLSSMVLAVTMHAGYSIEIGILASIATALAIGAFNGILTAYLGFPPFVVTLGMLSIARSLAMVASNNTVVFQFGPDHDKLLALGGGAWVFGIANPVLYMILLALITGFILRWTKFGRHIFAIGGNEHAATLTGVPVKQIKVAVYMISALSAGIAGIIQTGWLGAVTTNLGTGMELQVIAATVIGGANLAGGVGTAFGAIVGAALIEVIRNSLGLLGINAFWQGTFIGGAILLAVLFDRIRNFRRSD; encoded by the coding sequence ATGGCAGTCACCCTTGACCAGACGATCGCACAGAAGCAGCACAGTTTCTTCTCGCGGCTGTTCTCCACCCAGACCTTCTGGGTGGTGATCGCCGTCATCCTCGCCTGCATTTTCCTGTCGTTCGCCACCGACGCCTTCGCAACGTCGAAGAACCTTTACAACATCACCCGCAACATCACCTTTGTCGCCATCGTCGCGCTCGGCATGACCTTCGTCATCATCACCGGCGGCATCGACCTGTCGGTCGGCTCGGTGCTGTGCCTGTCGTCGATGGTGCTGGCCGTCACCATGCATGCCGGCTACTCGATCGAAATCGGCATCCTGGCCTCGATCGCCACCGCGCTCGCCATCGGCGCCTTCAACGGCATCCTGACCGCCTATCTCGGGTTTCCACCTTTCGTGGTGACGCTCGGCATGCTGTCGATTGCCCGCAGCCTGGCCATGGTCGCTTCCAACAACACCGTCGTCTTCCAGTTCGGCCCGGATCACGACAAGCTGCTGGCGCTCGGCGGCGGCGCCTGGGTGTTCGGCATCGCCAATCCGGTGCTCTACATGATCCTTTTGGCGCTGATCACCGGCTTCATCCTGCGCTGGACCAAGTTCGGCCGGCACATCTTCGCCATTGGCGGCAACGAGCACGCGGCGACGCTGACCGGCGTCCCGGTGAAGCAGATCAAGGTCGCCGTCTACATGATATCGGCGCTGTCGGCGGGCATTGCCGGCATCATCCAGACCGGATGGCTCGGCGCCGTCACCACCAATCTCGGCACCGGCATGGAGCTGCAGGTGATCGCCGCCACCGTCATCGGCGGCGCCAACCTGGCCGGCGGCGTCGGCACCGCCTTCGGCGCCATTGTCGGTGCGGCTCTCATCGAGGTCATCCGCAACAGCCTTGGCCTGCTCGGCATCAATGCCTTCTGGCAAGGCACATTCATCGGCGGCGCCATCCTGCTGGCGGTGCTGTTCGACCGCATCCGCAATTTCAGGCGCAGCGACTGA
- a CDS encoding AraC family transcriptional regulator: MTEAIRLYWGRFGHVSVLNVASDFVTHAHVEAHLIIWLEGTAGEMTIGRETVRLGPRTAAGINSFQPHSHVLSQNGTPGLFLAFYIDPDWARRRRDLPSSAPLFAQAAITLEPWLHQAAASLLDHLTDNESVDDVANYEIERFIDSVLDAADASAPQEARTRINTMQDFRVRKAIQLMKANVCERISFDDVARSVGLSRPHFFALFKEQTNLTPNVYWNTLRMEEAVRQLQWSQEPLISVACNLGFTTQGNFSRFFRDHVGVPPTLYREAARANA, encoded by the coding sequence ATGACGGAAGCGATCAGGCTCTACTGGGGCCGGTTCGGACATGTTTCTGTCCTGAATGTCGCAAGCGACTTCGTCACCCATGCCCATGTCGAGGCGCATCTCATCATCTGGCTCGAAGGCACCGCCGGCGAGATGACCATCGGCCGCGAGACGGTGCGGCTCGGACCCCGCACCGCCGCCGGCATCAATTCCTTCCAGCCGCACAGCCATGTTCTTTCGCAAAACGGGACGCCCGGTCTGTTTCTCGCCTTCTACATCGATCCCGACTGGGCGCGCCGCCGCCGCGACCTGCCCTCTTCCGCGCCGCTGTTCGCCCAGGCCGCGATCACGCTGGAGCCCTGGCTGCACCAGGCCGCCGCCAGCCTGCTCGACCATCTGACCGACAATGAAAGCGTCGACGACGTCGCCAATTACGAGATCGAGCGCTTCATCGATTCGGTGCTCGATGCCGCCGATGCCTCGGCACCGCAGGAGGCGCGCACCCGCATCAACACCATGCAGGATTTCCGCGTCCGCAAGGCCATCCAGCTGATGAAGGCCAATGTCTGCGAGCGCATCTCCTTCGACGACGTGGCGCGCAGCGTCGGCCTGTCGCGGCCGCATTTCTTCGCCCTGTTCAAGGAACAGACCAATCTGACGCCAAATGTCTACTGGAACACGCTGCGCATGGAGGAAGCGGTGCGGCAGTTGCAGTGGTCGCAGGAGCCGCTGATTTCGGTCGCCTGCAATCTCGGCTTCACCACGCAAGGCAATTTCTCGCGTTTCTTCCGCGACCATGTCGGCGTGCCGCCGACGCTCTACCGCGAGGCCGCGCGGGCGAATGCCTGA
- a CDS encoding SRPBCC family protein has protein sequence MAKVTISSVIDAPVEKVWARIRDFNGLPCWHPRMVESHIEDGKNASTIGCVRNFELITGARLREKLLDFSDENFLVSYSILETPQPLTNHKATLQLRRVTDGDRTYAEWTASFDAAPEEADKIAAGMGANVFQGGFNALKSHFSGQD, from the coding sequence ATGGCAAAAGTCACCATCTCCAGCGTCATCGACGCGCCGGTCGAAAAGGTCTGGGCGCGCATACGCGACTTCAACGGACTGCCATGCTGGCATCCGCGCATGGTCGAAAGCCATATCGAGGACGGCAAGAACGCCTCGACGATCGGCTGCGTGCGCAATTTCGAGCTGATCACCGGCGCGCGGCTGCGCGAAAAACTGCTCGACTTTTCTGATGAGAATTTTCTCGTCAGCTATTCCATCCTGGAAACGCCGCAGCCGCTGACCAACCACAAGGCGACGCTGCAATTGCGCCGCGTCACCGACGGCGACCGCACCTATGCCGAATGGACCGCCAGCTTCGACGCCGCCCCTGAAGAAGCCGACAAGATCGCCGCCGGCATGGGCGCCAATGTCTTCCAGGGCGGCTTCAACGCCCTGAAGAGCCATTTTTCTGGCCAGGACTGA